Proteins from a genomic interval of Coccinella septempunctata chromosome 2, icCocSept1.1, whole genome shotgun sequence:
- the LOC123306376 gene encoding uncharacterized protein LOC123306376, giving the protein MSHKAKTRIYKACVRPVLTYAAETRAETSTTKRMARTTEMRILRSIKGITLRDHVRSSDIREELEVQDVVRWVRARRRFWRDHVERMPDERLAKWAETQKPSTRRPLGRPPKRWKESWNSLSQERQ; this is encoded by the coding sequence ATGAGTCACAAAGCGAAAACACGCATATACAAAGCGTGTGTGAGACCAGTGCTCACATACGCCGCCGAAACGAGGGCAGAAACGTCGACAACGAAGAGAATGGCGAGAACAACCGAAATGAGGATACTAAGATCAATCAAAGGGATAACACTCAGAGACCATGTGAGGAGTTCAGACATAAGGGAAGAACTGGAGGTGCAGGATGTCGTCAGATGGGTGAGAGCACGCAGGAGGTTCTGGAGAGACCACGTGGAGAGGATGCCGGATGAGAGACTAGCCAAATGGGCGGAAACACAAAAACCCAGCACACGCAGACCATTAGGGCGCCCTCCAAAGCGTTGGAAAGAGAGCTGGAACTCGTTGTCCCAGGAAAGACAATAA